Proteins encoded together in one Desulfobacteraceae bacterium window:
- a CDS encoding nitroreductase family protein, with the protein MAAISAMTTFDRILEKRRSVRAFDPRPVAREDLLAICQAARWAPSACNSQTWRFVAVQDRSRIQALCRQAMRPVVPNRWLAQAPLVIAGCSQLDIISNRIGSTVTGIEYYRIDLGIAMEHMVLKATELGLGSCWIGWFDERQVKAILKIPRRIKVSALLAIGYAADAPPSRRNRKPLDQILFVEQWGQPLGD; encoded by the coding sequence ATGGCCGCCATCAGCGCCATGACAACCTTTGACCGCATCCTGGAAAAACGCCGTTCGGTAAGGGCCTTTGACCCGCGCCCGGTGGCGCGCGAAGATCTCCTGGCGATCTGCCAGGCGGCCCGCTGGGCGCCCTCGGCTTGCAACAGCCAGACTTGGCGCTTCGTGGCGGTCCAGGACCGCAGCCGGATCCAGGCCCTCTGCCGCCAGGCCATGCGCCCGGTGGTCCCCAACCGCTGGCTGGCCCAGGCGCCGCTGGTGATCGCGGGCTGCTCCCAGCTGGATATCATCAGCAACCGGATCGGGTCAACGGTCACCGGCATCGAATACTACCGCATCGACCTCGGCATCGCCATGGAGCACATGGTCCTCAAGGCGACCGAGCTGGGGTTGGGCTCTTGCTGGATCGGCTGGTTCGACGAGCGCCAGGTCAAGGCCATCTTAAAGATCCCCCGCCGCATCAAGGTCTCGGCCCTGCTGGCAATCGGCTACGCGGCCGATGCGCCGCCGTCCCGCAGGAACCGCAAACCGCTGGACCAGATTCTTTTTGTCGAACAGTGGGGCCAGCCATTGGGCGACTGA